A genomic region of Candidatus Pseudomonas phytovorans contains the following coding sequences:
- a CDS encoding SurA N-terminal domain-containing protein produces MLQNIRDNSQGWIAKTIIGLIVVLMALTGFEAIFQAATHSQDAAKVNGQTISQNELGQAADMQRRQLMQQLGKDFDPALLDDKLLREEALKGLISRKLLLQGAEDAKFAFSEAALDQVILQTPEFQVDGKFSAERFDQVIRQMGYGRMQFREMLAEEMLIGQLRTGLAGSSFVTDQQVDAFARLEKQTRDFASLTFKADPAAVKVSEEEVKAHYDQHAKEFMSPDQVVIDYIELKKSAFFDQVKVTDEELKAQYEKEIANLAEQRHAAHILIEVNDKVTDAQAKARAEEIEQRLAKGEDFVALAKEFSQDPGSANSGGDLGFAGPGVYDPAFEDALYKLQDGQVSAPVRTEFGYHLIKLLGVQAPEVPSFASLKDKLTRDLKIPLVEQRYVDASKQLQDAAYEASDLAQPAQDLNLKVQTSAAFGREGGEGITANRSVVQAAFSEEVLEEAANSTAIELDPETTVVLRVKEHRKPEQLPLEAVAKNISEHLAKEKATAELKTKADKLIAGLRDGSIAAGSVHEGQDWKAYEAVTRGEDGIDPAELQALFRLGKPQAKDKPVYGSVVLRDGSLVVLQLKGVNEGATATDEEKQQIRRYLASRAGQQDFAAFRKQLEASADITRY; encoded by the coding sequence ATGCTGCAAAATATCAGGGACAATTCACAAGGTTGGATTGCCAAGACCATCATCGGCCTTATCGTCGTATTGATGGCGTTGACCGGTTTCGAAGCCATTTTTCAGGCCGCCACCCATAGCCAGGACGCCGCCAAGGTGAACGGCCAGACCATCAGCCAGAACGAGCTGGGCCAGGCGGCCGACATGCAGCGCCGTCAGTTGATGCAACAGTTGGGCAAGGATTTCGACCCGGCATTGCTGGATGACAAATTGCTGCGTGAAGAGGCGCTCAAGGGCCTGATCAGCCGCAAGTTGCTGCTGCAAGGCGCCGAAGATGCCAAGTTTGCCTTCTCCGAGGCCGCGCTGGATCAGGTGATCCTGCAAACGCCGGAGTTCCAGGTGGACGGCAAGTTCAGTGCTGAGCGTTTCGACCAGGTCATCCGCCAGATGGGCTACGGCCGCATGCAGTTCCGCGAGATGCTCGCCGAGGAAATGCTCATCGGCCAGCTGCGCACCGGCCTGGCCGGCAGCAGCTTTGTCACCGACCAGCAGGTCGATGCCTTCGCTCGCCTGGAGAAGCAGACCCGCGACTTCGCCTCCCTGACCTTCAAGGCCGACCCGGCCGCAGTCAAGGTCAGCGAAGAAGAGGTCAAGGCGCATTACGACCAGCACGCCAAGGAATTCATGTCGCCTGACCAGGTGGTGATCGACTACATCGAGCTGAAGAAGTCGGCGTTCTTCGATCAGGTCAAAGTGACTGACGAAGAGCTCAAGGCCCAGTACGAGAAGGAAATCGCCAACCTAGCCGAGCAGCGCCATGCCGCGCACATTCTCATCGAGGTCAACGACAAGGTCACCGACGCCCAGGCCAAGGCCCGTGCCGAAGAGATCGAGCAGCGCCTGGCCAAGGGTGAAGACTTTGTCGCGCTGGCCAAGGAGTTCTCCCAGGACCCAGGCTCTGCCAACAGTGGTGGTGACCTTGGCTTTGCCGGCCCGGGTGTCTATGATCCGGCGTTCGAGGATGCGCTGTACAAGCTGCAGGATGGCCAAGTTTCGGCGCCAGTGCGCACCGAGTTTGGCTACCACCTGATCAAGCTGCTGGGTGTGCAAGCGCCGGAAGTGCCGAGCTTCGCAAGCCTGAAGGACAAACTGACCCGCGACCTGAAAATCCCGCTGGTCGAGCAGCGCTACGTCGATGCCAGCAAGCAGTTGCAGGATGCTGCCTACGAGGCTTCCGACCTGGCCCAGCCGGCTCAGGACCTGAACCTCAAGGTGCAAACCTCTGCAGCCTTCGGGCGCGAGGGTGGTGAAGGCATTACTGCCAACCGTTCGGTGGTGCAGGCTGCGTTCTCTGAAGAAGTCCTGGAGGAGGCTGCCAACAGCACCGCCATCGAGCTTGACCCGGAGACCACTGTTGTATTGCGCGTCAAGGAACACCGCAAGCCGGAGCAACTGCCGCTGGAAGCTGTGGCCAAGAACATCAGCGAGCACCTGGCCAAAGAGAAGGCGACTGCCGAACTCAAGACCAAGGCAGACAAGCTGATCGCCGGCCTGCGTGACGGTTCCATCGCAGCAGGCAGCGTGCACGAAGGGCAGGACTGGAAGGCCTATGAAGCAGTCACCCGTGGCGAGGACGGTATTGACCCGGCCGAGCTGCAGGCGCTGTTCCGCCTGGGCAAGCCGCAAGCCAAGGACAAACCGGTGTATGGCAGCGTGGTGCTGCGTGACGGTAGTCTGGTGGTGCTGCAACTCAAAGGCGTCAACGAAGGCGCTACCGCCACCGACGAAGAGAAGCAGCAGATCCGCCGCTACCTCGCGTCGCGTGCTGGCCAGCAGGACTTCGCGGCGTTCCGCAAGCAACTGGAAGCCAGTGCGGATATCACCCGTTACTAA